A genomic stretch from Mycobacterium paraterrae includes:
- a CDS encoding enoyl-CoA hydratase-related protein yields MDVNETRERIIYQKDGPIAKITLNWPEKANAQDQKLAEEVDAALLDADRDYDIKVLVLKANGKGFCSGHAIGNNAVDYPSFVENAMVTGHPWKAQSDLFVKPTLNLWEFSKPTIAQVHGYCVGGGTHMGLTTDIVIASEDAYFSYPPLQGFGMPSGECSIEPWVFMNWRRAAYYLFTAEVIDAKKALEVGLVNEVVKKEDLDDRVDAIARHIAQAPLTTLMLTKANLKRAWELMGMRVHWQSSNDLVALASISKDVQQLIQTVFKDKVLPSEHARRQAAAAAASDGASAG; encoded by the coding sequence ATGGACGTCAACGAAACTCGCGAACGCATCATCTATCAGAAGGATGGTCCGATCGCGAAGATCACCCTGAACTGGCCGGAGAAGGCCAACGCTCAGGACCAGAAGCTGGCCGAGGAAGTCGATGCCGCCCTGCTGGACGCCGACCGCGACTACGACATCAAGGTCCTGGTCCTCAAGGCCAACGGCAAGGGCTTCTGCTCGGGGCACGCGATCGGCAACAACGCGGTCGACTACCCGTCGTTCGTGGAGAACGCGATGGTGACCGGACATCCGTGGAAGGCGCAGTCGGATCTCTTCGTGAAGCCAACCCTCAATCTGTGGGAATTCTCCAAGCCCACCATCGCGCAGGTGCATGGCTACTGCGTGGGCGGCGGCACGCATATGGGGTTGACTACGGACATCGTCATCGCCTCCGAGGATGCTTACTTCTCCTATCCGCCGTTACAGGGATTCGGCATGCCCTCGGGTGAATGTTCCATCGAGCCATGGGTGTTCATGAACTGGCGCCGCGCGGCCTACTACCTGTTCACCGCAGAGGTGATCGACGCCAAGAAGGCGCTGGAGGTCGGACTGGTCAACGAAGTGGTCAAGAAGGAAGACCTCGACGACCGGGTGGACGCGATTGCCCGCCACATCGCCCAGGCGCCGCTGACGACGCTGATGCTGACCAAGGCCAACCTGAAGCGGGCCTGGGAGCTGATGGGTATGCGAGTGCACTGGCAGAGCTCCAACGACCTCGTCGCGCTGGCGTCGATCAGCAAGGACGTGCAGCAGCTGATCCAAACCGTGTTCAAGGACAAGGTGTTGCCGTCCGAGCACGCGCGGCGTCAGGCGGCCGCGGCAGCGGCGAGCGACGGCGCGTCCGCGGGATAG
- a CDS encoding mycofactocin-coupled SDR family oxidoreductase, with product MGRVTGKVAVVSGAARGQGRSHARTLAAEGADIIAVDLCEDIETNEYPLARPEDLDETARLVEKEGRRVHTEIADVRDRAALAAAVDRGVAELGHLDIVVANAGICPLTAGLPPQAFADAVDVDLGGVLNLVHSSLKHLESGASIIVIGSNAAFMSSMNTTGIDGGPGGAGYAFAKIAAAHYVNDFARALAPFSIRMNAVHPTNVNTDMLHSAPMYRAFRPDLPNPTREDAEPIFPLVQAMPIPYVEPEDISEAVLFLASDAARYVTGQQLRVDGGGFLKVKPWSGG from the coding sequence ATGGGCAGGGTGACGGGCAAGGTCGCGGTCGTCAGTGGAGCCGCGCGCGGTCAGGGCCGCTCGCACGCCCGGACGCTGGCGGCGGAAGGCGCCGACATCATCGCGGTCGACCTCTGCGAAGACATCGAGACCAATGAGTACCCGCTCGCCCGCCCGGAGGATCTGGACGAAACCGCCCGCCTAGTGGAGAAGGAGGGGCGGCGCGTCCACACCGAGATCGCCGACGTTCGGGACCGCGCGGCATTGGCGGCGGCCGTCGACCGCGGCGTCGCCGAGCTCGGCCATCTCGACATCGTGGTCGCCAACGCCGGGATCTGCCCATTGACGGCGGGTCTGCCGCCGCAAGCCTTCGCCGACGCCGTCGACGTCGACCTCGGTGGCGTGCTCAACCTGGTGCACTCGAGCCTCAAGCACCTGGAGTCCGGCGCATCGATCATCGTGATCGGCTCCAACGCCGCCTTCATGTCGTCGATGAATACCACCGGCATCGACGGCGGGCCCGGCGGCGCGGGTTACGCCTTCGCGAAAATCGCTGCCGCGCATTACGTCAACGACTTCGCACGCGCGCTGGCGCCGTTCTCGATCCGGATGAACGCGGTGCACCCCACCAACGTCAACACCGACATGCTGCACAGCGCGCCGATGTATCGGGCTTTCCGGCCCGACCTGCCGAACCCCACCCGCGAGGACGCAGAACCGATCTTCCCGCTCGTGCAGGCGATGCCGATTCCGTACGTCGAACCAGAGGACATCAGCGAAGCGGTGCTGTTCTTGGCCTCCGACGCCGCGCGCTATGTCACCGGTCAGCAACTCCGCGTCGACGGTGGCGGCTTCCTCAAGGTGAAGCCGTGGTCGGGCGGCTAA
- the htpG gene encoding molecular chaperone HtpG, with product MTSGVEQLEFQAEARQLLDLMVHSVYSDKDSFLRELISNASDALDKLRIEAFRNKDLDVDTSDLHIEIDVDREARTLTIRDNGIGMSRAEVVDLIGTLAKSGTAELRQQLKDAKNAAVSDELIGQFGIGFYSTFMVADKVELLTHKAGESEAIKWQSSGDGTYTIESVDNAPQGTSVTLHLKPADAEDALHDYTSEWKLRTLVKKYSDFIAWPIRMEVEKKSEQDDKETVTTEVETLNSGKALWARPKDEVSDEEYKEFYKHIAHAWDEPLEVISMKAEGTFEYQALLFIPSRAPLDLYEPDAAIGVQLYVKRVFIMGDCDQLMPRYLRFVKGVVDAQDLSLNVSREILQQDRQINAIRRRLTKKVLSTIKELQTERPDDYRTFWGEFGKVLKEGLMRDFDNQETLLEVCSFASTHSEDQLTTLAEYVSRMKEGQRQIFYATGESPQQILNTPHLEAFKAKGYEVLLLSDTVDEIWLGSVTEFDEKPLQSIAMGDVDLDTEEEKSAHEAERKEQEENFADLLAWLTETLSDHVKEVRLSTRLTDSPACLITDAFGITPSLARIYRATGQDVPVGKRTLEINPTHPLITGLQQAHKDRGDDPTNGETAELLYGAALLAEGNAPEDPARFAELLANRLTRTV from the coding sequence ATGACATCGGGTGTCGAGCAACTGGAGTTCCAAGCCGAGGCGCGACAGCTTCTGGATTTGATGGTCCACTCGGTTTATTCCGACAAGGACTCGTTTCTGCGGGAGTTGATTTCCAACGCCTCTGACGCGCTGGACAAGCTGCGCATCGAGGCGTTCCGCAACAAGGACCTGGATGTCGATACCTCCGATCTCCACATCGAGATCGACGTGGACCGCGAGGCGCGCACGTTGACCATTCGCGACAATGGCATCGGCATGAGCCGCGCTGAGGTGGTCGACTTGATCGGCACCTTGGCCAAGTCGGGGACGGCCGAGCTGCGACAGCAACTCAAGGACGCGAAAAACGCCGCGGTATCCGACGAGCTGATCGGCCAGTTCGGCATCGGCTTCTACTCGACGTTCATGGTGGCCGACAAGGTCGAACTGCTCACCCACAAAGCCGGTGAAAGCGAAGCCATCAAATGGCAATCCAGCGGCGACGGCACCTACACGATCGAATCAGTCGACAACGCGCCGCAGGGAACGTCGGTGACGCTGCACCTCAAGCCCGCCGACGCCGAGGACGCGCTGCACGACTACACCTCGGAGTGGAAGCTGCGGACGCTGGTCAAGAAGTACTCCGACTTCATCGCCTGGCCGATCCGGATGGAGGTCGAGAAAAAGTCTGAGCAGGACGACAAGGAGACCGTCACCACCGAGGTCGAGACCCTCAACTCCGGCAAGGCGCTGTGGGCGCGACCCAAGGACGAGGTCTCCGACGAGGAGTACAAGGAGTTCTACAAGCACATCGCGCACGCCTGGGACGAGCCACTCGAGGTCATCTCCATGAAGGCCGAAGGCACGTTCGAATACCAAGCGCTGCTGTTCATTCCGTCGCGCGCCCCCCTCGACCTGTACGAGCCCGACGCCGCCATCGGCGTGCAGCTGTATGTCAAGCGCGTCTTCATCATGGGTGACTGTGACCAGCTGATGCCCCGATACCTGCGCTTCGTCAAAGGTGTCGTCGACGCACAGGACCTGTCGCTCAACGTGTCTCGCGAAATCCTGCAGCAAGACCGGCAGATCAACGCGATCCGGCGGCGGCTGACCAAGAAGGTCTTGTCGACCATCAAGGAACTGCAAACCGAGCGGCCGGACGACTACCGCACCTTCTGGGGCGAGTTCGGCAAGGTCCTCAAAGAGGGCCTGATGCGTGACTTCGACAACCAGGAGACGCTGCTCGAGGTCTGCTCATTCGCCTCGACCCACAGCGAAGACCAGCTCACGACGCTCGCCGAGTACGTCTCCCGGATGAAGGAGGGTCAGCGCCAGATCTTCTACGCCACCGGCGAATCGCCCCAGCAGATCCTCAACACCCCGCACCTCGAGGCGTTCAAGGCCAAAGGCTACGAGGTGCTGCTGCTTTCCGACACCGTCGACGAGATCTGGCTGGGCTCGGTGACCGAGTTCGACGAGAAGCCGCTGCAGTCGATTGCCATGGGCGACGTCGACCTCGACACCGAGGAAGAGAAGTCGGCGCACGAGGCCGAACGCAAAGAGCAGGAAGAGAACTTCGCCGACCTGCTGGCGTGGCTGACCGAGACGTTGAGCGACCACGTCAAGGAAGTGCGATTGTCCACTCGCCTGACCGACTCACCGGCGTGCCTGATCACCGACGCATTCGGCATCACCCCGTCGCTGGCCCGTATCTACCGCGCGACCGGGCAGGACGTGCCGGTCGGCAAGCGGACGCTGGAGATCAATCCGACGCATCCATTGATCACCGGGCTGCAGCAGGCACACAAAGACCGCGGCGACGACCCCACCAATGGCGAGACCGCCGAATTGCTCTACGGCGCGGCACTTCTGGCGGAAGGCAATGCCCCAGAGGATCCCGCCCGGTTCGCCGAGCTGCTTGCCAACCGACTGACGCGGACGGTCTAG
- a CDS encoding acyl-CoA dehydrogenase family protein: MTETAGTVTDTETIDEFRARARAWLAENMPAIDPAHPPAAHRDEERCWQRARELQKRLYDGGFAGICFPREYGGLGLDYEYQKAFNDESLSYEMPLILNTPTFTICCATLLDTASEEQKRQHIGAALRGEEILVQLLSEPSGGSDLAGVLTRADRVDDHWVLNGAKTWSTSAFGADYGLCLARTNWDVPKHDGLTMFLVPIKHPGITMRRITQLNGSTEFCEEFLDNVDVGDDAVVGEVNDGWSVASRQLYHERRAVGMGSEFASGSGSEGGRATPVNYPRLLAATGQSDNERLREIAGRALVHRAVSEQLGAHIFRGVNDGSLPPAAGSLLRLFHADAVTLEMDTGLAITGTGGVVGAEGEGLETGLRYLSRQTACIGGGTSELARNVIGERVLNFPREYAADRGVPFNQVKHGKAGR, encoded by the coding sequence ATGACCGAGACCGCCGGCACCGTGACAGACACCGAAACCATCGACGAGTTCCGCGCCCGCGCCCGCGCGTGGCTTGCCGAGAACATGCCGGCGATCGATCCGGCACACCCACCGGCCGCGCACCGCGACGAAGAGCGCTGCTGGCAGCGCGCCCGCGAACTCCAGAAGCGGCTCTACGACGGAGGATTCGCGGGCATCTGCTTTCCCCGCGAATACGGCGGGCTGGGCTTGGACTACGAGTACCAGAAGGCGTTCAACGACGAGAGCCTCAGCTATGAGATGCCGCTGATACTCAACACGCCGACCTTCACCATCTGCTGCGCGACCTTGCTCGACACCGCAAGCGAGGAGCAGAAGCGTCAGCACATCGGCGCCGCCCTGCGGGGCGAGGAGATCCTGGTCCAGCTGCTGTCCGAGCCCAGCGGCGGCTCGGATCTCGCGGGGGTGCTCACCCGCGCCGACCGAGTCGACGACCACTGGGTGCTCAACGGCGCAAAGACGTGGAGCACCAGTGCCTTTGGCGCTGACTACGGCTTATGCCTGGCGCGGACCAACTGGGATGTGCCCAAACACGACGGCCTGACCATGTTCCTGGTCCCGATCAAGCATCCCGGGATCACGATGCGTCGCATCACCCAGCTGAACGGGTCGACAGAGTTTTGCGAGGAGTTCCTCGACAACGTCGACGTCGGCGATGACGCGGTGGTCGGCGAAGTCAACGACGGGTGGTCGGTGGCCTCCCGCCAGCTCTATCACGAACGCCGCGCGGTCGGCATGGGCTCGGAATTCGCCAGCGGCAGCGGCAGTGAGGGCGGGCGCGCGACGCCGGTCAATTACCCGCGACTGCTCGCCGCGACCGGACAATCCGACAACGAGCGGCTGCGAGAGATCGCGGGGCGGGCGCTGGTGCACCGCGCGGTCAGTGAGCAACTGGGCGCGCATATCTTTCGCGGCGTCAACGACGGTTCGCTGCCGCCCGCGGCCGGAAGCTTGTTGCGGCTATTCCACGCCGACGCCGTCACCTTGGAGATGGATACGGGGCTGGCGATTACCGGAACCGGCGGCGTCGTCGGCGCCGAGGGCGAGGGCTTGGAGACCGGGCTGCGCTATCTGTCCCGCCAAACGGCCTGCATCGGCGGCGGCACCAGCGAGTTGGCTCGTAACGTGATCGGCGAGCGCGTGTTGAACTTCCCTCGCGAGTACGCCGCCGACCGTGGGGTGCCGTTCAACCAGGTCAAGCACGGCAAGGCCGGACGCTAG
- a CDS encoding acyl-CoA dehydrogenase family protein: MTAVDSPEKILFASTTQAFLQKEVPLSRVRELHSQGVAFEPDWWRRAAELGWTALLVPEDLGGGSVSGDGFADLAMVAEQLGKTVAPGPLYPVSTVLTALVESAEPQAHAETIESLIAGETIASWAVYEPGRGWAPHEPSVTATATDSGYRIDGVKDRVEAGAQSGLLLVVARTDDGVRQFLVPTDVAGVHVEPQQSIDMVKQYARVQFDDVEVDHTAALDSSVDLIDRQSQIAQVLQCAEVVGILQTVFDFTVAWALDRHSFGRPLASYQALKHRFADMKMWLEACRATTGAAVVAISQRAPDSSLTASIAKSYIGEKAVEIIQGCVQMHGGIGVTWEHDLHLYLRRATLYRSMFGTPEEHNLRVYALHDAAQQALRSA; the protein is encoded by the coding sequence ATGACTGCCGTCGATTCCCCCGAAAAGATACTCTTTGCCTCCACGACTCAGGCTTTTCTCCAGAAAGAGGTTCCCCTGAGTCGGGTGCGGGAGTTGCATTCTCAGGGCGTGGCATTCGAGCCGGATTGGTGGCGGCGCGCCGCGGAGTTGGGGTGGACCGCGCTGCTGGTTCCCGAAGACCTCGGCGGCGGCAGCGTCTCCGGTGACGGGTTCGCCGACCTGGCGATGGTCGCCGAACAACTCGGCAAAACCGTCGCCCCCGGCCCGTTGTATCCAGTCAGCACCGTGCTTACCGCACTGGTGGAATCGGCCGAGCCGCAAGCACATGCGGAGACGATCGAATCGCTGATCGCCGGCGAGACGATCGCCTCGTGGGCGGTGTACGAGCCCGGGCGGGGCTGGGCGCCGCACGAGCCGTCGGTCACCGCGACGGCCACCGACTCCGGCTACCGGATCGACGGCGTCAAAGACCGGGTCGAGGCCGGCGCCCAATCCGGACTGCTGCTCGTGGTTGCCCGCACCGATGACGGTGTGCGCCAGTTCCTGGTCCCTACCGACGTTGCGGGCGTGCACGTCGAGCCCCAGCAGTCCATCGACATGGTCAAGCAATACGCGCGTGTGCAATTCGACGATGTCGAGGTGGACCACACCGCGGCGCTGGACAGTTCGGTCGACCTGATCGACCGTCAAAGTCAGATCGCGCAGGTGCTGCAGTGCGCCGAGGTCGTCGGGATTCTGCAGACCGTCTTCGACTTCACCGTGGCCTGGGCGCTGGACCGGCACAGCTTCGGTCGTCCACTGGCGTCCTACCAGGCGCTCAAACACCGTTTTGCCGACATGAAGATGTGGCTGGAGGCGTGCCGGGCGACGACTGGCGCGGCGGTGGTCGCGATCTCCCAGCGCGCGCCTGATTCCTCGCTGACGGCCAGCATCGCCAAGTCCTACATCGGGGAGAAGGCAGTGGAGATCATCCAGGGGTGTGTGCAGATGCACGGCGGAATCGGGGTGACGTGGGAACACGACCTGCACTTGTACCTGCGACGAGCGACCCTGTACCGCTCCATGTTCGGCACCCCGGAGGAGCACAACTTGCGGGTGTATGCGCTGCACGACGCCGCCCAGCAGGCATTGAGGTCGGCGTAA